The following coding sequences are from one Ornithodoros turicata isolate Travis chromosome 1, ASM3712646v1, whole genome shotgun sequence window:
- the LOC135382311 gene encoding uncharacterized protein LOC135382311, with protein MEDSPATSQVNHIAVRLPPFWPANPYIWFVQAECQFQLAGITTQATRYQHVVSSLPPEVASDVADILCALMGTTPYDTLKAAIIKRTTASERRRFQQLLSGEDLGDRRPSQFLRHLQGLLGDRAATFDESFLKELFLQRLPSAVQMILATASTLSLSELALHVDKIMEVAQPSVCALAPPASHPGNS; from the coding sequence ATGGAGGATTCACCAGCCACTTCGCAAGTTAACCACATCGCAGTTCGGCTACCGCCTTTTTGGCCTGCGAACCCTTACATCTGGTTTGTCCAAGCCGAGTGCCAGTTCCAGCTCGCAGGTATAACAACACAGGCTACTAGATACCAGCATGTCGTCTCCTCTCTACCACCTGAGGTCGCCTCCGACGTTGCCGACATTCTGTGCGCACTGATGGGCACAACACCTTACGACACCTTAAAAGCAGCCATCATCAAACGCACCACGGCCTCCGAACGTCGGCGTTTTCAACAACTGCTTTCAGGCGAGGACCTCGGGGACAGACGACCGTCCCAATTCCTGCGCCACTTGCAGGGCCTCCTCGGCGATCGGGCAGCCACCTTTGACGAATCTTTTCTGAAGGAACTTTTCCTCCAGCGTCTGCCTTCGGCGGTACAAATGATCTTGGCCACCGCTTCGACCCTCTCCCTCAGTGAGTTGGCCCTGCACGTGGACAAAATTATGGAGGTTGCCCAACCCTCCGTTTGCGCCCTCGCTCCACCGGCAAGTCATCCTGGGAATTCTTAA
- the LOC135382327 gene encoding uncharacterized protein LOC135382327 has protein sequence SLFFSCRYSIILLALVDHHYRFRYINLGSPGRCHDAHVYGRSRLCALVNGDHFRSPVTIIEETSVAPIILCDQAFPLTANLMKPFANASKDTPEAAFNYNLSKTRRIVENAFGRLKARFRFIMKRMECRIPTAKRAIRAACTLNNICEALKDSVEQQWLQEAQIVDGQYGQPSHNTDVCSSRGDQVRGALTKYFWKNAPHRKEH, from the coding sequence tctctttttttttcgtgcaggTACAGCATCATACTCCTTGCGTTAGTGGATCACCACTATCGGTTCAGGTACATCAACCTGGGAAGCCCTGGGAGGTGCCACGATGCGCATGTGTATGGGCGCTCCAGATTGTGTGCTCTGGTTAATGGTGATCATTTCCGTTCACCAGTGACTATCATTGAGGAAACCAGCGTCGCACCGATAATACTGTGTGACCAGGCATTCCCGCTCACTGCAAATTTGATGAAGCCATTTGCGAATGCATCGAAGGACACGCCCGAGGCAGCATTCAATTACAATCTGTCAAAAACAAGACGCATTGTTGAAAACGCATTTGGACGACTGAAAGCACGTTTTCGATTTATAATGAAGCGCATGGAATGCCGAATTCCAACAGCAAAACGTGCTATCCGTGCTGCTTGCACATTGAACAATATTTGTGAAGCTCTGAAAGACAGTGTagagcaacagtggctgcaagaGGCACAGATTGTCGACGGCCAGTACGGCCAGCCTTCGCACAACACGGACGTGTGCAGCAGTAGAGGTGATCAAGTGAGGGGTGCACTAACAAAGTACTTCTGGAAGAATGCTCCACACAGGAAAGAACACTAG